In Herbaspirillum sp. WKF16, one genomic interval encodes:
- a CDS encoding response regulator, translated as MNAARKTVLVVEDHQDSREMLCEILENSGLSVIAAANGIEAIERMQSRVPNIVLTDMSMPEMDGIELARYIKSHDRYGHIPVALISANLPAASVYFPEISAFLLKPCSVDHLLTTVAQLLR; from the coding sequence ATGAACGCAGCACGCAAGACGGTATTGGTCGTGGAAGATCACCAGGATTCGCGCGAGATGTTGTGCGAAATCCTCGAAAACAGCGGGCTTTCGGTCATCGCCGCAGCCAACGGCATCGAGGCGATCGAGCGCATGCAGTCGCGTGTGCCCAACATCGTGCTGACCGACATGAGCATGCCGGAGATGGATGGCATCGAACTGGCGCGCTACATCAAGTCGCACGATCGCTACGGCCATATTCCGGTGGCGCTGATCAGCGCCAACCTGCCTGCCGCCAGCGTCTACTTTCCGGAGATTTCAGCCTTCCTGCTCAAGCCATGTTCGGTCGACCACCTGTTGACCACGGTGGCCCAGCTGCTGCGCTGA
- a CDS encoding response regulator: protein MSTAPASPVPASPVIMIVDDEVDITDTYSMLFELHGFSVVIANHGAEGLAKARQALPDLVISDCMMPVMNGLEFCAALRKLPGGEKLPVILCSGAPELHDLSLSSHNLFLRKPVFFKRLLDEVQRLLPPHS, encoded by the coding sequence ATGTCGACTGCGCCAGCATCTCCGGTTCCGGCGTCGCCCGTCATCATGATCGTGGATGACGAGGTCGATATCACGGACACTTATTCGATGCTGTTCGAGCTGCACGGCTTCTCGGTCGTCATCGCCAACCACGGCGCCGAAGGCCTGGCCAAGGCCCGGCAGGCCTTGCCGGACCTGGTGATCTCGGACTGCATGATGCCGGTCATGAACGGCCTGGAATTCTGCGCGGCGCTGCGCAAGTTGCCCGGCGGCGAGAAATTGCCGGTGATCCTGTGCAGCGGCGCGCCGGAGCTGCATGACCTGTCGCTATCCAGCCACAACCTGTTCCTGCGCAAGCCGGTGTTTTTCAAACGCCTGCTCGATGAGGTGCAGCGGCTTTTGCCGCCGCATTCCTGA
- a CDS encoding ATPase domain-containing protein, which yields MSDHQQTDAQTAGGTGRPNRIPLLRTGIAGFDEILGGGLPAGSLYLIQGLAGSGKTTLACQAGFLQARAGEKVMLLTLIAESHAKMLHHVSNFDFFDDSLVGSQLQMLSGYASLAGEGLRGLLKLITAELSRHRPGMLVIDGFRSVRDSGPSDLNLSEFMHSLNSLVFTMNCTTLLLSPVEGNLPESENTLVDGVIELSQHEQGMQLVREIKVFKVRGADHLLGKHVFEINRSGVEIFPRFEATATRAGKVPGTSDRYVSVGIPSWDKCIGGGVVSGSITCLLGSPGVGKTLMGLHFIEQGLKDGQQCLIVGFYESPERLLAKARKAGMQLDGHMESGALEMIWQLPLEMLCDDLAKRMLDNIARRGVTRLLIDGVDGLRSIVVQQQRVRPFLVALTNELRARGVTTFISEQLPYFRESRPQVDPSSSQLYENVMLLEYIAQHEVNRRQISVMKLRENGYDGANRIMNISDAGIEIDGLVGSSGQLPGER from the coding sequence ATGAGCGACCACCAGCAGACAGACGCGCAGACCGCGGGCGGGACGGGACGGCCCAATCGCATTCCCTTGCTGCGCACGGGCATCGCCGGCTTCGACGAAATCCTCGGCGGCGGGCTGCCCGCCGGCAGCCTCTACCTGATCCAGGGGCTGGCCGGCAGCGGCAAGACCACGCTGGCTTGCCAGGCCGGTTTCCTGCAGGCGCGCGCAGGCGAGAAGGTGATGTTGCTCACGCTGATCGCCGAGTCGCACGCCAAGATGCTCCACCATGTAAGCAATTTCGATTTCTTCGACGATAGCCTGGTGGGCAGCCAACTGCAGATGCTCAGCGGTTACGCCAGCCTGGCCGGCGAGGGCTTGCGCGGCCTGCTCAAGCTGATCACCGCCGAGCTCAGCCGCCATCGGCCGGGCATGCTGGTGATCGACGGGTTCCGCTCGGTGCGAGACTCCGGGCCGTCCGACCTGAACCTGTCGGAGTTCATGCATTCGCTCAATTCGCTGGTGTTCACCATGAATTGCACGACCCTGCTGCTCTCGCCGGTGGAGGGCAACCTGCCCGAGTCCGAGAACACGCTGGTGGACGGCGTCATTGAGCTGAGCCAGCACGAGCAGGGTATGCAGCTGGTGCGCGAGATCAAGGTGTTCAAGGTGCGCGGCGCCGACCACCTGCTGGGCAAGCACGTGTTCGAGATCAACCGCAGCGGGGTGGAGATCTTCCCGCGCTTCGAGGCCACGGCTACCCGCGCCGGCAAGGTGCCGGGCACCTCCGACCGTTACGTCAGCGTCGGCATCCCTTCCTGGGACAAGTGCATCGGCGGCGGCGTGGTGAGCGGTTCCATCACCTGCCTGCTGGGCAGCCCGGGCGTGGGCAAGACGCTGATGGGCCTGCATTTCATCGAGCAGGGCCTGAAGGACGGCCAGCAATGCCTCATCGTCGGTTTCTACGAATCGCCCGAGCGCCTGCTGGCCAAGGCGCGCAAGGCCGGCATGCAGCTCGACGGCCACATGGAGAGCGGCGCGCTGGAAATGATCTGGCAATTGCCGCTGGAAATGCTGTGCGACGACCTGGCCAAGCGCATGCTGGACAATATCGCCCGCCGCGGCGTCACGCGCCTGCTGATCGACGGCGTGGACGGCCTGCGCAGCATCGTGGTGCAGCAGCAGCGCGTGCGGCCTTTCCTGGTGGCGCTGACCAACGAGCTGCGCGCGCGCGGCGTGACCACCTTCATCTCGGAACAGCTGCCGTACTTCCGCGAGTCGCGCCCGCAGGTCGATCCCTCGTCGTCGCAACTGTACGAGAACGTGATGCTGCTGGAGTACATCGCGCAGCACGAGGTCAACCGCCGCCAGATCTCGGTGATGAAGTTGCGCGAGAACGGCTACGACGGCGCCAACCGCATCATGAACATCTCCGACGCGGGTATCGAGATCGACGGGCTGGTGGGCTCTTCAGGGCAACTGCCGGGTGAGCGTTGA
- a CDS encoding metallophosphoesterase family protein, with amino-acid sequence MRLLILSDLHLEVWRENAPAIRPDVSRPDAVVLAGDIDKTERALAWAERTFAGLPVIYVSGNHEGYGHSWEGALRELARQGASSSNVRFLDRGATVIGGVRFLGATLWTDYELFGEERKEAAMTAAEPVLLDYRRIAMEGAAPDGGARMMTPADTVRLHRADLDWLRRQLETPFDGRTVVVTHMSPSLRSVAPRYADDLVSAAFSSNLDALAGYADLWVHGHTHDSFDYRVGRCRVVCNPCGYVRRDGGTENPHYNPDLIVEI; translated from the coding sequence ATGCGCCTGCTGATCCTCTCCGACCTGCACCTCGAAGTCTGGCGCGAGAACGCGCCCGCCATCCGTCCCGACGTCAGCCGTCCCGACGCCGTCGTCCTGGCCGGCGACATCGACAAGACCGAACGCGCCCTGGCCTGGGCCGAGCGCACCTTCGCCGGCCTGCCGGTGATCTACGTCAGCGGCAACCACGAAGGCTACGGCCACAGCTGGGAAGGCGCGCTGCGCGAGCTGGCGCGGCAGGGAGCGTCGTCTTCCAACGTGCGCTTCCTCGACCGCGGCGCCACCGTGATCGGCGGCGTGCGCTTCCTCGGCGCCACGCTGTGGACGGACTACGAACTGTTCGGGGAAGAAAGAAAGGAGGCGGCGATGACCGCCGCCGAGCCGGTGCTGCTGGACTATCGCCGCATCGCGATGGAAGGCGCGGCGCCGGACGGCGGCGCGCGCATGATGACGCCGGCCGACACCGTCAGGCTGCACCGGGCCGACCTGGACTGGCTGCGGCGGCAGCTGGAGACGCCCTTCGACGGCCGCACCGTGGTGGTCACCCACATGTCGCCCTCGTTGCGCTCGGTGGCGCCGCGCTATGCGGACGACCTGGTGTCGGCGGCGTTCTCCTCCAACCTGGACGCGCTGGCCGGATATGCCGACCTGTGGGTGCACGGGCACACCCACGACTCGTTCGACTACCGCGTCGGCCGCTGCCGCGTGGTGTGCAATCCCTGCGGCTACGTGCGGCGCGACGGCGGCACCGAGAACCCGCACTACAACCCGGACCTGATCGTCGAGATCTGA
- the nfsB gene encoding oxygen-insensitive NAD(P)H nitroreductase, translating into MSIVQYARKRHSTKAFDPARKIPEGVIAELRELLRLAPSSVNSQPWHFVLASTEAGKARIGKAAEAGYPYNLPKILNASHVLVLAARTAIDDGHLEALLAQEERDGRFVNPEAKAGTRASRLMYSNLHRYDQKDAQHWMEKQVYLALGTVLLGAAALEIDAVPMEGFNARVLDEELGLRQQGFSSTVLVGLGYRGADDFNAGLPKSRLADAVVFTDI; encoded by the coding sequence ATGAGCATCGTCCAGTACGCCCGCAAGCGCCATTCCACCAAAGCCTTCGACCCGGCCCGCAAGATCCCGGAAGGGGTGATCGCCGAACTGCGCGAGCTGCTGCGCCTGGCGCCGTCCTCGGTCAATTCGCAGCCCTGGCACTTCGTGCTGGCCTCGACCGAGGCCGGCAAGGCCCGCATCGGCAAGGCCGCCGAAGCCGGCTATCCCTACAACCTGCCGAAGATCCTCAACGCCTCGCACGTGCTGGTGCTGGCGGCCCGCACCGCCATCGACGACGGGCACCTGGAGGCGCTGCTGGCGCAGGAAGAGCGCGACGGCCGGTTCGTCAACCCCGAAGCCAAGGCCGGCACGCGCGCCTCGCGCCTGATGTACAGCAACCTGCACCGCTACGACCAGAAGGATGCGCAGCACTGGATGGAGAAGCAGGTCTACCTGGCGCTGGGCACGGTGCTGCTGGGCGCGGCCGCGCTGGAGATCGACGCGGTGCCGATGGAAGGTTTCAACGCCCGCGTGCTGGACGAGGAGCTGGGCTTGCGCCAGCAAGGCTTCAGCAGCACGGTGCTGGTGGGGCTGGGCTACCGCGGCGCCGATGATTTCAACGCCGGGCTGCCGAAGTCCCGGCTGGCGGATGCGGTGGTGTTCACCGATATCTGA
- a CDS encoding DMT family transporter, producing the protein MSIAAAASRATPTAKPATKPKPLGGLFLACVVVAICIWGGNWPVMKFGSQYIPPLWFAASRFLSAAILSFVIAFAIGKLRLPTRAEWPIVVGVGVLQMGLFTALVTGALHFVMPGRASLIAYATSIWVVPGAALVLKHKLSGRQSLATVCSYAGMAVIVLPALLHADLHSMIGYLMLGTASLSWAMNILQIKLTPNVKLDFDLLPWQTLVAALPLCALAFTFEGAPLFLAESHSWYVIAYTGPLATALTFLIVLQMTQRLSPVTVSVCMLGVPVVGLTLSALVFGEKLSGDLMLGMGLLCLGLLLPALPSMGVRRLAAKG; encoded by the coding sequence ATGTCGATCGCCGCCGCGGCCAGCCGCGCCACCCCCACCGCCAAGCCCGCGACCAAACCGAAGCCCCTGGGCGGGCTGTTCCTGGCCTGCGTGGTGGTGGCGATCTGCATCTGGGGCGGCAACTGGCCGGTGATGAAGTTCGGCAGCCAGTACATCCCGCCGCTGTGGTTCGCGGCCAGCCGCTTCCTCTCCGCAGCCATCCTCAGCTTCGTGATCGCCTTCGCCATCGGCAAGCTGCGCCTGCCCACGCGCGCCGAATGGCCGATCGTGGTGGGCGTGGGCGTGCTGCAGATGGGCTTGTTCACGGCGCTGGTGACCGGCGCGCTGCACTTCGTCATGCCCGGCCGCGCCTCGCTGATCGCCTACGCCACCTCGATCTGGGTGGTGCCCGGCGCGGCGCTGGTGTTGAAGCACAAGCTGAGCGGCCGGCAATCGCTGGCCACCGTGTGCAGCTATGCGGGCATGGCGGTGATCGTGCTGCCGGCGCTGCTGCATGCCGACCTGCACAGCATGATCGGCTACCTGATGCTGGGCACGGCCTCGCTCTCCTGGGCCATGAACATCCTGCAGATCAAGCTGACCCCCAACGTGAAGCTGGACTTCGACCTCTTGCCCTGGCAGACGCTGGTGGCGGCGCTGCCGCTGTGCGCGCTGGCCTTCACCTTCGAGGGCGCGCCGCTGTTCCTGGCCGAGAGCCACTCCTGGTATGTGATCGCCTATACCGGCCCGCTGGCCACCGCGCTGACCTTCCTGATCGTGCTGCAGATGACCCAGCGCCTGTCGCCGGTGACGGTGTCGGTGTGCATGCTGGGCGTGCCGGTGGTGGGCCTGACGCTGTCTGCGCTGGTGTTCGGCGAGAAGCTCTCGGGCGACCTGATGCTGGGCATGGGCCTGCTGTGCCTGGGCCTGCTGCTGCCGGCGCTGCCGTCGATGGGCGTGCGCCGCCTGGCGGCCAAGGGCTGA
- a CDS encoding methyl-accepting chemotaxis protein yields the protein MNNLSLKKKLWLPLVFSLIALLFLSVWHAYQTRDLQISERQRALEDVTEMAYTTLAGFARLEAEGKMSREEAQKNAIARVKDQRYTGDGYVTLVGADSSIVMHPINTKLDGKNMIDFKDAKGNPLYKMIAATGSSAQGKGYLEYWWPRPGTDKPSPKMGFVKRFKPWGWDLICSVYSDDIEADFRRALIQAVVVLLVLGVALSVIAGMVSRNIFRSIGGEPAEAADMARKIAAGDLTGNIRTASGDGRSLVAAVAYTRDRLVDTVHGIQNATESIKTSVDEIATGNMDLSNRTEQQAGSLEETASAMEELTSTVKQNAANAQHANQLASSASKVAIQGGEVVSQVVSTMASINDSSRKIVDIISVIDGIAFQTNILALNAAVEAARAGEQGRGFAVVASEVRSLAQRSAAAAKEIKTLIDDSVGKVDAGTQLVQQAGQTMQEVVSSIQGVSTVVHEIATASHEQSSGIEQVGHAIVQMDETTQQNAALVEQAAAAAQSLQEQADKLVRLVGVFTLDRARAAAPAQGGGTALLG from the coding sequence ATGAACAATCTCTCGCTCAAGAAAAAACTCTGGCTGCCGCTGGTCTTCTCGCTGATTGCCCTGCTGTTCCTTTCGGTCTGGCATGCCTACCAGACCCGCGACCTGCAAATTTCCGAGCGCCAGCGCGCGCTGGAAGACGTGACCGAGATGGCCTACACCACGCTGGCCGGCTTCGCCAGGCTGGAGGCCGAAGGCAAGATGAGCCGCGAGGAGGCGCAGAAGAACGCCATTGCCCGCGTCAAGGACCAGCGCTACACCGGCGACGGCTACGTCACCCTGGTGGGCGCCGATTCTTCCATCGTGATGCATCCCATCAATACCAAGCTCGATGGCAAGAACATGATCGACTTCAAGGATGCCAAGGGCAACCCGCTCTACAAGATGATCGCCGCCACCGGTTCGTCGGCGCAGGGGAAGGGCTATCTCGAATACTGGTGGCCGCGACCCGGCACCGACAAGCCCAGCCCCAAGATGGGCTTCGTCAAGCGCTTCAAGCCCTGGGGCTGGGACCTGATCTGCAGCGTCTATTCCGATGACATCGAAGCCGACTTCCGTCGCGCGCTGATCCAGGCGGTGGTGGTGCTGCTGGTGCTGGGCGTGGCGCTGTCGGTGATCGCCGGCATGGTCTCGCGCAACATCTTCCGCTCCATCGGCGGCGAGCCGGCGGAGGCGGCCGACATGGCCCGCAAGATCGCCGCCGGCGACCTCACCGGCAACATCCGCACCGCCAGCGGCGACGGCCGCAGCCTGGTGGCGGCCGTGGCCTACACGCGCGACCGCCTGGTCGACACCGTGCATGGCATCCAGAACGCCACCGAATCCATCAAGACCTCGGTGGACGAAATCGCCACCGGCAACATGGACCTCTCCAACCGCACCGAGCAGCAGGCCGGCTCGCTGGAGGAAACCGCCTCGGCCATGGAGGAGCTGACCTCCACCGTCAAGCAGAACGCGGCCAATGCCCAGCACGCCAACCAGCTGGCGTCGTCGGCTTCCAAGGTGGCGATCCAGGGCGGCGAGGTGGTGTCGCAGGTGGTCAGCACGATGGCCTCGATCAACGACTCCTCGCGCAAGATCGTCGACATCATCAGCGTGATCGACGGCATCGCCTTCCAGACCAATATCCTGGCGCTGAACGCCGCGGTGGAGGCGGCGCGCGCCGGTGAGCAGGGCCGCGGCTTCGCGGTGGTGGCCTCGGAAGTGCGTTCGCTGGCGCAGCGTTCGGCGGCCGCAGCCAAGGAGATCAAGACCCTGATCGACGATTCCGTGGGCAAGGTCGATGCCGGCACGCAGCTGGTGCAGCAGGCCGGACAGACGATGCAGGAGGTGGTGTCCAGCATCCAGGGCGTCTCCACCGTGGTGCACGAGATCGCCACTGCCAGCCATGAGCAGAGCTCGGGCATCGAGCAGGTCGGCCACGCCATCGTGCAGATGGATGAAACCACGCAGCAGAACGCCGCGCTGGTGGAGCAGGCCGCCGCCGCCGCGCAGTCGCTGCAGGAGCAGGCCGACAAGCTGGTGCGACTGGTGGGCGTGTTCACGCTGGATCGCGCGCGCGCCGCTGCGCCGGCGCAGGGGGGCGGCACGGCGTTGTTGGGCTGA
- the hydA gene encoding dihydropyrimidinase, giving the protein MEQFDVVIRNGTVATASDIMQCDVGIKDGKVAMLGRGLPPGRQEIDAAGKLVLPGGVDAHCHLDQPMEEGLKMADDFESGTISAACGGTTTVIPFAAQAKGQSLRAAVEDYHRRAEGRAVIDYAFHMIVSDPSEKVLKEELPQLVREGYTSFKIYMTYDDLKLNDRQILDLLALARREGAMVMVHAENADCIGWLTEQLEEAGLTAPKYHAQSRPMMVEREATHRAIALSELVDVPILIVHVSGKEAIEQIRWAHGHGLRIYAETCPQYLVLTEDHLDDGYHGAKCVCSPPPRDKANQQYVWDGLASGLFTVFSSDHAPFRYDDPQGKKPGGKEVPFRYIPNGTPGLETRMPILFSEGVGRGRIDLNRFVALTATDPAKMYGLYPRKGTIAIGSDADIAIWDPHKEVVVRNELLHHNVDYTPYEGMRLTGWPETTLSRGEVVWADGQACGEVGRGRFLACGLPDPARPRKAIPD; this is encoded by the coding sequence ATGGAACAATTCGATGTAGTGATCCGCAACGGCACCGTGGCCACCGCCTCCGACATCATGCAATGCGACGTCGGCATCAAGGACGGCAAGGTGGCCATGCTGGGCCGCGGGCTGCCGCCCGGCAGGCAGGAGATCGACGCCGCCGGCAAGCTGGTGCTGCCCGGCGGCGTGGACGCGCATTGCCACCTGGACCAGCCGATGGAAGAGGGCCTGAAGATGGCCGACGATTTCGAGAGCGGCACCATCTCGGCGGCCTGCGGCGGCACCACCACCGTGATTCCGTTCGCGGCCCAGGCCAAGGGCCAGTCGCTGCGCGCGGCGGTCGAGGACTACCATCGCCGCGCCGAGGGCCGCGCGGTGATCGACTACGCCTTCCACATGATCGTCAGCGATCCCAGCGAGAAGGTGCTCAAGGAGGAGCTGCCGCAACTGGTGCGCGAGGGCTACACCTCGTTCAAGATCTACATGACCTACGACGACCTCAAGCTCAACGACCGCCAGATCCTCGACCTGCTGGCGCTGGCCCGGCGCGAGGGCGCGATGGTCATGGTGCATGCCGAGAATGCCGACTGCATCGGCTGGCTTACCGAGCAGCTGGAAGAGGCCGGGCTGACCGCGCCCAAATACCACGCGCAGTCGCGGCCGATGATGGTGGAGCGCGAAGCCACGCACCGCGCCATCGCGCTGTCCGAACTGGTGGACGTGCCCATCCTGATCGTGCACGTATCCGGCAAGGAAGCCATCGAGCAGATCCGCTGGGCGCACGGCCATGGCCTGCGTATCTACGCCGAGACCTGCCCGCAATACCTGGTGCTGACCGAGGATCACCTGGACGACGGCTATCATGGCGCCAAGTGCGTCTGCAGCCCGCCGCCGCGCGACAAGGCCAACCAGCAATACGTGTGGGACGGCCTGGCCAGCGGCTTGTTTACCGTGTTCTCGTCCGACCATGCGCCGTTCCGCTACGACGATCCGCAGGGCAAGAAGCCGGGCGGCAAGGAGGTGCCGTTCCGCTATATTCCCAACGGCACGCCGGGGCTGGAGACGCGCATGCCGATCCTGTTCTCGGAGGGCGTGGGCCGCGGCCGCATCGACCTCAACCGATTCGTCGCGCTGACGGCGACCGATCCGGCCAAGATGTACGGCCTCTATCCGCGCAAGGGCACCATCGCCATCGGCAGCGACGCCGACATCGCGATCTGGGATCCGCACAAGGAAGTCGTGGTGCGCAACGAACTGCTGCACCATAACGTCGACTACACCCCGTACGAAGGCATGCGCCTGACCGGTTGGCCGGAGACCACGCTCTCGCGCGGCGAGGTGGTGTGGGCCGACGGGCAGGCTTGCGGCGAGGTCGGCCGCGGCCGCTTCCTGGCGTGCGGATTGCCCGATCCGGCGCGGCCCAGGAAGGCGATTCCTGATTGA
- a CDS encoding maleate cis-trans isomerase family protein, producing the protein MTQRTLLGMLTPSSNTTLEPVTTAMLAEIPEASAHFGRFRVTEIALSNQALAQFDDSEILRAAELLSHAKVGSIGWNGTSSGWLGFEADERLCRRITEATGIPACTSVLALNEIFDLTGVKRFGLVTPYLDEVQAAIISNYAGAGYECVSERHLRKQDNFSFSEVGAEELRAMVREVARDKPQAITIFCTNLRGAPLVEELEKEVGIPIYDTISTVVWKSLRQAGADPSRIRHWGSLFRDVK; encoded by the coding sequence ATGACCCAACGCACCCTGCTCGGCATGCTCACGCCGTCCTCCAACACCACGCTGGAGCCGGTCACCACCGCCATGCTGGCCGAGATTCCCGAGGCCAGCGCCCACTTCGGCCGCTTCCGCGTGACCGAGATCGCGCTGTCCAACCAGGCGCTGGCGCAGTTCGACGACAGCGAGATCCTGCGCGCGGCCGAGCTGCTCTCGCACGCCAAGGTCGGCAGCATAGGCTGGAACGGCACCTCGTCCGGCTGGCTCGGTTTCGAGGCGGACGAGCGCCTGTGCCGGCGCATCACCGAGGCCACCGGCATCCCGGCCTGCACCTCGGTGCTGGCCCTGAATGAAATCTTCGACCTCACCGGCGTCAAGCGCTTCGGCCTGGTGACGCCTTACCTGGACGAGGTGCAGGCCGCAATCATCAGCAACTACGCCGGGGCCGGCTACGAGTGCGTGTCCGAACGCCACCTGCGCAAGCAGGACAACTTCTCGTTCTCCGAGGTGGGCGCCGAGGAGCTGCGCGCCATGGTGCGCGAGGTGGCCCGCGACAAGCCGCAGGCCATCACCATCTTCTGCACCAACCTGCGCGGCGCGCCGCTGGTGGAGGAGCTGGAAAAGGAAGTCGGCATCCCGATCTACGACACCATCTCCACCGTGGTGTGGAAGTCGCTCAGGCAGGCCGGCGCCGACCCCTCGCGCATCCGCCACTGGGGTTCGCTGTTTCGCGACGTCAAGTGA
- a CDS encoding ABC transporter ATP-binding protein, translated as MAFIELNDIVKVFKDRKRGTDMLAIDNVSLKLEKKEFLCLLGPSGCGKSTLLNMIAGFEFPTGGEVKVDGKNIAGPGADRGMVFQQANLMPWLPVWDNVAFSLKLQGKSAAERRAAAQPFIETVKLKGFENHFPSELSGGMAQRVGIARALLQNPSVILMDEPFAALDAQTKMEMQEELVALWQRYEGTIVFVTHSVDEALVLATKVAVMTHRPGRMRELIDIDLPRPRDTTTQEFNQYKRHVLGLIREESALAHADAAQLAA; from the coding sequence ATGGCATTCATCGAATTGAACGACATCGTCAAGGTGTTCAAGGACCGCAAGCGCGGCACGGACATGCTGGCCATCGACAACGTCAGCCTCAAGCTGGAGAAGAAGGAGTTCCTGTGCCTGCTCGGCCCCTCGGGCTGCGGCAAGTCGACGCTCTTGAACATGATCGCCGGCTTCGAGTTCCCGACCGGCGGCGAGGTCAAGGTGGACGGCAAGAACATCGCCGGCCCCGGCGCCGACCGCGGGATGGTGTTCCAGCAGGCCAACCTCATGCCCTGGCTGCCGGTGTGGGACAACGTCGCCTTCTCGCTCAAGCTGCAAGGCAAGAGCGCGGCCGAACGGCGCGCCGCGGCGCAGCCCTTCATCGAGACCGTCAAGCTGAAGGGCTTCGAGAACCATTTTCCCAGCGAGCTATCCGGCGGCATGGCGCAGCGCGTGGGCATTGCCCGGGCGCTGCTGCAGAATCCGTCGGTGATCCTGATGGACGAACCCTTCGCCGCGCTGGACGCGCAGACCAAGATGGAGATGCAGGAGGAACTGGTGGCGCTGTGGCAGCGCTATGAGGGCACCATCGTCTTCGTCACCCACAGCGTGGACGAGGCGCTGGTGCTGGCCACCAAGGTGGCGGTGATGACGCACCGTCCGGGGCGCATGCGCGAGCTGATCGACATCGACCTGCCGCGCCCGCGCGACACCACCACCCAGGAATTCAACCAATACAAGCGCCATGTGCTGGGCCTGATCCGCGAGGAATCGGCGCTGGCCCATGCCGACGCCGCCCAACTGGCGGCCTGA
- a CDS encoding ABC transporter permease, with amino-acid sequence MNRLRHSLSEAKWRFAVPVLLVLFWEAFSRSGMIPASLLPAPSRVFATWMDWIFGINESAQDSSGKWIYDAMASCLRVTAGYLIAAVSGIALGVAIGWWRWVERAIEPTVQMLRPVPPVSWIPLAIIWFGIANKPAIFLVFLGAFFPILMNTVHGVKTSDRNLLRAAAMAGAKQGQLLRFVILPAAMPSIFAGLRIGIGSAWMLTVTAEMVAVKSGLGYALWDSYYFLRYDLVIAAMISIGLLGFLADWILKQIMNSVLRWQQVSTVQGKA; translated from the coding sequence ATGAATCGATTGAGGCATTCCCTGTCGGAGGCGAAGTGGCGCTTCGCGGTGCCGGTGCTGCTGGTGCTGTTCTGGGAGGCGTTCTCGCGCTCCGGCATGATCCCGGCCTCGCTGCTGCCGGCGCCGTCGCGCGTGTTCGCCACCTGGATGGACTGGATCTTCGGCATCAACGAGTCGGCCCAGGACAGCAGCGGCAAGTGGATCTACGACGCCATGGCCAGCTGCCTGCGGGTCACCGCCGGCTACCTGATCGCCGCCGTCTCGGGCATCGCCCTGGGCGTGGCGATCGGCTGGTGGCGCTGGGTCGAGCGCGCCATCGAGCCGACCGTGCAGATGCTGCGCCCGGTGCCGCCGGTATCGTGGATCCCGCTGGCCATCATCTGGTTCGGCATCGCCAACAAGCCGGCGATCTTCCTGGTGTTCCTGGGCGCCTTCTTCCCCATCCTGATGAACACGGTGCACGGGGTCAAGACGTCCGACCGCAACCTGCTGCGCGCGGCGGCCATGGCCGGTGCGAAGCAGGGGCAGTTGCTGCGTTTCGTGATCCTGCCGGCGGCCATGCCGAGCATCTTCGCCGGCCTGCGCATCGGCATCGGCAGCGCCTGGATGCTCACGGTCACGGCCGAGATGGTGGCGGTCAAGAGCGGCCTGGGCTACGCGCTGTGGGATTCGTATTACTTCCTGCGCTACGACCTGGTGATCGCGGCGATGATCAGCATCGGCCTGCTCGGATTCCTGGCGGACTGGATCCTGAAGCAGATCATGAACTCGGTGCTGCGCTGGCAGCAGGTATCGACCGTGCAGGGCAAGGCCTGA